Proteins from a genomic interval of Flammeovirgaceae bacterium SG7u.111:
- the cysD gene encoding sulfate adenylyltransferase subunit CysD: protein MKKYYLNNLRELEAESMFVIREVAAQFERPAILFSGGKDSIIMTHLARKAFYPAKIPFPLIHVDTGHNFEETIQFRDNLAEKIGAKLIVGSVQKSIDEGKVQEETGYYASRNALQTVTLLDTLEEHKIDAAMGGARRDEEKARAKERFFSHRDDFGQWDPKNQRPELWNLFNGRKNMGEHFRVFPISNWTEMDVWQYIQLENIDIPPIYFTHEREVIERDGSYLGVSPFLNLKETEIPKKMRVRFRTIGDMTCTGAVVSEAHNLDDVIKEVAASRETERGTRADDKRSETAMEDRKKDGYF, encoded by the coding sequence ATGAAGAAGTATTATCTGAACAACTTAAGAGAACTGGAAGCTGAATCCATGTTTGTTATCAGGGAAGTGGCTGCTCAGTTTGAAAGACCTGCTATTCTTTTTTCAGGTGGAAAGGATTCCATAATAATGACCCACCTTGCAAGAAAAGCATTTTATCCTGCCAAAATTCCTTTCCCATTGATCCATGTGGACACCGGGCACAATTTTGAAGAAACCATCCAATTTAGGGATAACCTAGCCGAAAAAATAGGAGCAAAGCTTATTGTAGGTTCAGTTCAAAAATCTATTGACGAAGGCAAAGTACAAGAAGAAACTGGTTACTACGCAAGTAGAAATGCACTTCAAACAGTTACACTTTTAGATACCCTTGAAGAGCATAAAATTGATGCTGCTATGGGCGGCGCTCGTAGAGATGAAGAAAAAGCAAGGGCTAAAGAACGTTTTTTCTCTCACAGAGATGATTTTGGGCAGTGGGACCCTAAAAACCAAAGACCAGAGCTTTGGAACCTGTTCAATGGAAGGAAAAATATGGGCGAGCATTTTAGGGTGTTCCCTATTAGTAACTGGACCGAAATGGATGTATGGCAATATATTCAATTGGAAAACATTGACATCCCTCCTATTTATTTTACCCACGAAAGAGAAGTGATTGAACGTGATGGATCGTACCTTGGCGTGAGCCCTTTCCTTAACCTCAAAGAAACAGAGATTCCCAAGAAAATGAGAGTGCGTTTCCGCACCATTGGCGACATGACCTGTACAGGAGCTGTGGTTTCTGAAGCACACAACTTAGACGATGTGATCAAAGAAGTGGCTGCTTCAAGAGAAACAGAACGTGGCACAAGGGCTGATGATAAAAGATCGGAAACAGCCATGGAAGACCGTAAGAAAGACGGTTATTTTTAG
- a CDS encoding DUF4159 domain-containing protein — MFKKALLLISTTFIICSAFGQDYSFKLAKLKYNGGGDWYANKTALPNLIRFCNQTLNLNINPQDEIVEVGSPELFSYPWVYMTGHGNVVFSQAEAANLRNYLISGGFLHIDDNYGLDKFIRVEMKKVFPELEFIEVPFDHPIYSQKFRFTEGIPKIHEHDNKPPQGFGIIYEGRLVCYYSFESDLGNGWEDQVIYNDPEEVRLKALQMGANILSYALTQF, encoded by the coding sequence ATGTTCAAAAAAGCTCTATTACTCATAAGCACTACGTTCATTATTTGCTCAGCTTTTGGGCAAGATTATTCCTTTAAGTTGGCAAAACTTAAATACAACGGTGGTGGGGACTGGTATGCCAACAAGACCGCCTTGCCCAACCTTATTCGTTTTTGTAACCAAACCCTAAACCTGAACATAAACCCCCAAGATGAAATAGTGGAAGTAGGAAGCCCAGAGTTGTTTTCCTATCCGTGGGTGTACATGACTGGGCACGGCAACGTTGTGTTTTCGCAAGCAGAAGCCGCAAACCTTAGAAATTACTTGATCTCTGGAGGCTTTTTGCACATAGATGATAATTATGGATTAGACAAGTTCATTAGGGTTGAAATGAAAAAAGTATTCCCAGAACTAGAATTTATAGAAGTCCCATTCGACCATCCTATTTACAGTCAAAAATTTAGATTTACTGAAGGGATACCCAAAATCCATGAACATGACAACAAACCTCCCCAAGGTTTTGGCATCATTTACGAAGGCAGGCTTGTTTGTTATTATTCTTTTGAAAGCGACTTGGGAAATGGCTGGGAAGATCAAGTAATTTATAATGACCCTGAAGAAGTAAGGTTGAAAGCACTTCAAATGGGCGCAAACATTCTCTCCTACGCCCTTACCCAATTTTAG
- a CDS encoding DUF58 domain-containing protein produces MNIFKFYKNLYLPNRFFYVYSVIFGLLASSFAIPFMLPFAQTALVIGIIFTASDCFILFNGNAKISAERSIPDLLSLGDENPIKISITNNSGLTLSLMVIDELPYQLQERDFFFGLALKNGESQTLSYKIRPTRRGEYHFNKLNVYSTSVLGLVRRRHPFKAHQMVPVFPSVLQMKKYELFAFSSISRYQGIKKIRRLGHNYEFEQIKNYVRGDDYRSINWKASGRRGELMVNQYQDERAQQVYSVIDKSRAMRLPFNELTLLDYSINTSLMISNVALHKHDKAGLITFSDKIGAILKADYKKGQLHKILQTLYNQEERNLESNYELLYYAIRNTIKGRSLLFLYSNFESIYAAERALPILRKLNKLHLLVIVFFENSEIEEYGQEEAKDLEEIYLRTIAQKFTAEKTQILQTFNQYGIQTILTKPQDLSINTLNKYLELKSRGLI; encoded by the coding sequence ATGAATATTTTTAAATTTTATAAAAACCTTTATCTCCCCAATCGGTTTTTCTACGTCTACAGCGTGATTTTCGGCTTATTGGCATCTAGTTTTGCCATTCCTTTTATGTTGCCCTTTGCCCAAACTGCATTGGTAATTGGGATTATTTTCACTGCTTCAGACTGCTTTATTTTGTTCAATGGGAATGCTAAAATTTCCGCAGAAAGATCGATACCCGACTTGCTTTCACTTGGTGATGAAAACCCCATTAAAATAAGTATCACCAATAATTCTGGGCTGACTCTTTCCCTAATGGTAATAGACGAGCTGCCTTACCAGCTTCAGGAAAGAGATTTTTTCTTTGGGTTAGCATTAAAAAATGGAGAATCACAAACCCTATCTTATAAGATAAGACCAACCAGAAGAGGCGAATATCATTTTAATAAGTTGAATGTGTATTCAACATCCGTACTGGGTTTGGTAAGAAGGCGACACCCGTTTAAGGCTCATCAAATGGTTCCGGTTTTTCCTTCCGTATTACAAATGAAAAAGTATGAGCTTTTTGCTTTTTCAAGTATATCGAGATACCAAGGAATCAAAAAAATCAGGAGACTGGGGCATAATTACGAATTTGAACAGATCAAAAACTATGTTCGCGGAGACGATTACCGGTCTATCAACTGGAAAGCATCGGGTCGCAGAGGCGAACTAATGGTAAACCAGTATCAAGATGAAAGAGCACAGCAAGTGTATAGCGTAATCGATAAAAGCAGGGCAATGCGACTCCCTTTCAACGAGCTTACCTTGCTTGATTATTCTATCAACACCTCCTTGATGATATCCAATGTGGCACTTCACAAGCACGACAAGGCTGGCTTGATCACTTTCTCCGATAAAATAGGAGCAATTCTGAAAGCTGATTACAAAAAAGGGCAGTTGCACAAAATACTGCAAACCCTTTACAATCAGGAAGAGCGCAACTTGGAGTCAAACTATGAACTGCTTTACTATGCGATAAGAAATACGATAAAGGGCAGAAGCCTCCTGTTTTTATATTCTAATTTTGAAAGCATTTATGCGGCCGAAAGAGCACTGCCAATCCTAAGAAAACTGAACAAGCTGCACTTGTTGGTCATTGTATTTTTTGAGAATAGTGAGATTGAAGAATATGGACAAGAAGAAGCAAAAGACTTGGAAGAAATTTATTTGAGGACAATTGCCCAAAAATTCACAGCGGAAAAAACTCAAATCCTACAAACATTCAACCAATACGGAATCCAAACCATTTTGACCAAACCTCAAGATTTGTCTATCAATACACTCAATAAGTACTTAGAGCTAAAGTCAAGAGGACTTATCTAG
- a CDS encoding stage II sporulation protein M yields the protein MRETDFIKQNKKKWQDFEELLNQTDKKPDELTRLFIEITDDLSYSRTFYPNRLVGAYLNNVAQKIYKSVYGKRHENFKAKLKDFWFEEVPAVVYASRNEMIISLVVFLFSVFIGIFSSMHDPEFVNLILGDSYVNMTLENIENGDPMAVYKGMNEIDMFLGITINNLSVAFLTFVTGVLMSIGTLAVLLRNGIMVGAFQYFFIERGLFLDSFLTIWMHGTLEISAIVIAGAAGLTMGRGLVFPGSYSRIYSFQLSAKRGIKIMMSIFPVFVLAGFIEGFLTRYTDLPDIIRLFIILISLAFIIGYYIYYPYIKSKSGFKNKKEQPINFGRNDKKLDKGELKDNGQIFTDIFAVYRVFLRKTLLYFLPLSAVFGIYITYTTTQGFTEQFGYISSNWAFSQIETIFNYDIFFQFAIANGAMLAGSLFFCVIICKVIFGENGTIDPRFGKETIFATFKSHFVKVLFISSLITLISCLGWIGYFLLLMTYPFILLWMFESINKGKNLMSSFKNATSLLGGSLAKIIGLNIILLIICTVFLFTLNSSIVWFLVESLSINFLLSENAMNFVFNGVFSSIVMYGICLTLPILIIGNGILYHSLIELSTAQSLKKTIREFGSNKKVYGFETES from the coding sequence ATGAGGGAAACCGATTTTATAAAGCAAAACAAAAAGAAGTGGCAGGACTTTGAGGAACTTCTCAATCAAACAGATAAAAAACCTGACGAGCTCACAAGGCTTTTCATTGAAATAACCGACGACCTTTCCTATTCGCGTACATTCTATCCTAATCGCCTAGTTGGTGCCTACCTCAACAACGTAGCTCAGAAAATATACAAGTCGGTTTATGGAAAAAGGCATGAAAACTTTAAAGCGAAACTTAAAGACTTTTGGTTTGAAGAAGTGCCTGCGGTAGTTTATGCAAGCCGAAATGAGATGATTATTTCGCTAGTCGTATTTCTGTTTTCTGTTTTTATTGGGATTTTCTCCAGCATGCATGACCCCGAGTTTGTCAACCTGATTTTAGGAGACAGCTACGTAAACATGACCCTTGAAAATATTGAAAATGGAGACCCAATGGCAGTCTATAAAGGCATGAACGAAATAGACATGTTTTTAGGCATCACTATCAATAATTTAAGTGTCGCATTTTTGACTTTTGTGACCGGAGTGCTGATGTCCATTGGTACGTTGGCTGTTTTGCTCCGAAACGGGATCATGGTCGGTGCTTTCCAATATTTCTTTATAGAAAGAGGGCTGTTTTTAGATTCTTTCTTGACCATTTGGATGCATGGTACGCTGGAAATATCAGCTATCGTCATCGCTGGCGCAGCAGGCTTGACCATGGGAAGAGGACTTGTTTTCCCAGGCTCCTACTCACGCATTTATTCCTTTCAGCTCTCAGCCAAAAGAGGGATTAAGATCATGATGAGTATTTTCCCTGTTTTTGTATTGGCGGGTTTCATCGAAGGTTTCCTAACCCGATACACCGACCTCCCAGATATCATAAGGCTATTTATTATCCTGATATCTCTTGCTTTTATTATAGGCTACTATATTTATTACCCTTATATAAAATCTAAAAGCGGTTTCAAAAACAAGAAAGAACAACCGATCAATTTTGGTAGAAACGACAAGAAATTAGACAAAGGCGAGCTGAAAGACAACGGTCAAATCTTCACTGATATATTTGCCGTTTACCGTGTTTTCCTAAGAAAAACCTTATTGTACTTCCTGCCTCTATCAGCTGTTTTTGGGATTTATATCACTTATACCACTACGCAAGGTTTTACAGAACAATTTGGTTATATAAGCTCAAATTGGGCGTTTTCTCAAATAGAAACCATATTCAATTATGATATTTTCTTTCAGTTTGCGATAGCTAATGGGGCAATGCTGGCAGGCAGCTTGTTTTTTTGTGTAATCATTTGCAAAGTTATCTTTGGTGAGAATGGGACTATAGATCCTCGTTTTGGGAAAGAAACTATCTTTGCCACCTTCAAAAGCCACTTTGTCAAAGTCCTTTTCATTTCCTCGCTTATCACTCTCATTAGTTGCCTAGGTTGGATTGGGTATTTTTTACTGCTCATGACATATCCTTTCATCCTCTTATGGATGTTTGAAAGCATTAATAAAGGAAAGAATTTGATGTCTTCATTTAAGAACGCTACCAGTTTGCTTGGAGGGAGTTTGGCAAAGATCATTGGGCTAAACATTATACTGTTGATAATATGTACCGTTTTTCTATTTACATTAAACTCTTCCATCGTCTGGTTTTTGGTAGAATCATTAAGCATAAACTTTTTGCTTTCTGAAAATGCCATGAACTTTGTTTTCAATGGGGTCTTTAGCAGCATTGTGATGTATGGAATATGCTTGACTTTGCCGATCTTAATAATTGGCAATGGAATTCTCTATCATTCTTTAATCGAATTATCTACTGCCCAATCGCTCAAAAAAACAATCAGAGAATTTGGTTCAAACAAAAAAGTTTATGGATTTGAGACAGAGAGCTAA
- a CDS encoding N-acetylglucosamine kinase: MIVIADSGSTKTEWWFLKGNAIKKIRTKGINPYYQSSEQISESINDGFKGEVFTKVTSLFFYGAGCNEQSAGKLESSLESQFPNTNISIYDDLLAVARATCQHEPGTACILGTGSNSCFYDGEKIINHIPSLGFVLGDEGSGAVMGKKLINLYFKKGLTSNLEEAFRGKFQLSEAELLQKVYKEPYPNRYLAQFSKFLAEHKKDPFINSFILLNFKEFLKTNTLKYEDSPKYPIHFCGSIAYFFQDILKEAIHEMGLPLGSIHQTPMEGLKAFHLKNKNQ, from the coding sequence ATGATAGTAATAGCAGACAGTGGATCTACCAAAACAGAGTGGTGGTTTTTGAAGGGAAATGCAATAAAAAAGATTCGAACCAAAGGCATAAACCCGTATTACCAATCCTCTGAACAAATTTCTGAAAGCATCAATGACGGTTTTAAGGGAGAGGTTTTCACTAAAGTCACTTCACTGTTCTTCTATGGAGCTGGCTGCAACGAACAATCGGCAGGCAAGCTTGAATCATCATTGGAATCTCAATTTCCAAATACCAATATTTCCATTTACGACGACTTGCTAGCTGTTGCAAGAGCCACTTGCCAGCACGAACCCGGCACGGCTTGTATCTTGGGAACTGGCTCAAATTCTTGTTTTTACGATGGAGAAAAAATAATCAACCACATCCCTTCACTTGGTTTTGTTTTAGGTGATGAAGGAAGCGGAGCGGTGATGGGAAAAAAACTGATCAATCTCTACTTCAAAAAAGGGCTGACCTCCAATTTGGAAGAAGCTTTCCGTGGAAAGTTTCAATTGAGCGAAGCTGAATTGCTGCAAAAAGTATATAAAGAACCATATCCTAATAGGTACCTAGCTCAGTTTAGCAAGTTTTTAGCCGAACACAAAAAAGACCCTTTTATCAACTCATTCATTTTGCTTAATTTCAAGGAGTTTTTGAAAACAAATACCTTGAAATACGAGGATTCCCCGAAGTATCCTATTCATTTTTGCGGCTCAATTGCGTATTTCTTTCAAGATATTTTGAAAGAAGCTATCCATGAAATGGGCTTGCCTCTAGGCAGCATTCATCAAACCCCAATGGAAGGCTTAAAAGCATTTCACTTAAAAAACAAAAACCAATGA
- the cysN gene encoding sulfate adenylyltransferase subunit CysN has protein sequence MIEDYANMELLRFTTAGSVDDGKSTLIGRLLYDSKSIFEDQIAAVKTSSEKKGLEHIDLSLLTDGLKAEREQGITIDVAYRYFATPKRKFIIADTPGHVQYTRNMVTGASTANLALVLVDARHGIVEQTNRHAFIASLLKIPHLVVCINKMDLVDYDQDVYEKIVEDFKRMAGKLDVKDISYIPMSALNGDNVVDRSENMKWYDGSTLLHLLEHVHIASDTNHLDIRLPVQYVIRPHSEEYHDFRGYAGRLAGGILTKGKEVTVLPSGFKSKIKSITDLNGELDEAFAPMSVTVELEDDIDISRGDMLVNGESEPFNSQDIEVMLCWLNPKSPAPRTKFVVKHTTREVKAMIKEVVNKIDIETLENIPNPGEDSIKMNDIVRVKLRTTQPLFFDVYKRNRTTGSLIMIDDSTNETVAAGMIVSSK, from the coding sequence ATGATTGAAGATTATGCAAATATGGAGCTCCTGCGCTTCACTACCGCAGGAAGTGTGGATGATGGAAAAAGTACGCTGATCGGGCGTTTGCTTTACGATTCAAAATCAATTTTCGAAGATCAAATTGCCGCAGTAAAGACTTCAAGTGAAAAAAAAGGTCTAGAACACATTGACCTATCATTGCTAACTGACGGATTGAAAGCCGAAAGAGAGCAAGGAATCACTATTGATGTGGCGTATAGATATTTTGCCACTCCCAAAAGAAAATTTATCATAGCAGATACTCCAGGGCACGTTCAGTACACTCGTAACATGGTTACTGGTGCATCAACGGCAAACTTGGCTTTGGTTTTGGTAGATGCGAGACACGGAATAGTTGAACAAACTAACCGTCACGCTTTTATCGCTTCATTGCTAAAAATCCCTCATTTGGTTGTTTGTATCAACAAAATGGACTTGGTTGATTATGACCAAGATGTATATGAAAAGATCGTGGAGGATTTTAAGAGGATGGCCGGCAAGTTAGACGTTAAAGACATTAGCTACATCCCAATGAGTGCCTTGAACGGAGACAACGTGGTTGACCGTTCGGAGAACATGAAATGGTACGACGGCTCTACCCTGCTCCATTTATTGGAACATGTCCACATCGCAAGTGATACCAACCACTTGGACATCAGGCTTCCTGTTCAATATGTAATACGCCCTCATAGCGAAGAATATCACGATTTTAGAGGCTATGCTGGCAGATTGGCTGGAGGCATCCTTACCAAAGGCAAAGAAGTAACCGTATTGCCTTCAGGTTTCAAGTCAAAAATCAAGTCAATAACCGATCTCAACGGTGAGCTAGACGAGGCTTTTGCCCCAATGTCGGTAACTGTTGAGCTTGAAGATGATATTGACATCAGCAGAGGGGATATGCTGGTAAATGGGGAAAGCGAACCTTTTAATTCTCAAGATATTGAGGTGATGCTTTGCTGGCTAAACCCTAAATCACCTGCTCCTCGCACTAAATTCGTTGTAAAACATACTACAAGGGAAGTGAAGGCAATGATCAAAGAAGTAGTTAATAAAATTGACATTGAAACCTTGGAGAACATTCCAAACCCAGGGGAAGATTCAATTAAAATGAATGATATTGTGAGGGTGAAGTTAAGAACTACCCAGCCTTTATTTTTTGATGTTTACAAAAGAAATAGAACTACTGGGAGCTTGATCATGATCGATGACTCTACCAACGAAACAGTAGCAGCGGGAATGATTGTTAGCAGTAAGTAA
- a CDS encoding MoxR family ATPase, producing MMENEENNLNPTPSNEPEENKEQRIEQETPVQEAPVHAVSNKKIADEHLVKVSNIVQGVKDEIGKVIVGQEETVDLLLAALFTNGHVLLEGVPGIAKTLLTKVLAKTLTANFSRIQFTPDLMPTDVLGTTIFNLKDSEFVFKSGPIFSNIILIDEINRAPAKTQAALFEVMEEFQVTYDGTTYPMSKPFFVMATQNPIEQEGTYSLPEAQLDRFAFKLHLSYPSVSEEIQILKRFQEDFKQTQTETVQPVLAPQDIEFFKKQVELVYIKDELIEYIAKVIGLTREINDLFLGASPRASLAILKTSKALALMNGRYFVTPDDIRRVSYPVLNHRILLSPEKEMEGVEISDVINDVLQKVEVPR from the coding sequence ATGATGGAAAACGAAGAAAATAATTTGAATCCAACTCCTTCGAACGAACCAGAAGAGAACAAAGAACAGCGTATTGAGCAAGAAACACCGGTTCAAGAGGCGCCAGTCCATGCGGTAAGCAACAAAAAAATTGCGGACGAACACTTGGTGAAAGTAAGCAATATTGTCCAAGGGGTGAAGGATGAAATTGGGAAGGTGATTGTAGGACAAGAGGAAACCGTTGACCTCTTGCTAGCGGCACTTTTCACCAATGGGCATGTACTGCTCGAAGGCGTTCCGGGTATAGCAAAAACACTCCTTACAAAAGTGCTTGCTAAAACACTCACGGCTAATTTTTCAAGGATTCAATTCACTCCTGACCTGATGCCAACAGATGTTTTGGGTACAACCATTTTCAACCTAAAAGACTCGGAGTTTGTGTTTAAATCAGGGCCTATTTTCTCAAATATCATCTTGATAGATGAGATAAACCGCGCCCCTGCAAAAACTCAAGCCGCTCTCTTTGAGGTGATGGAGGAATTCCAAGTCACCTATGACGGGACTACTTACCCAATGTCGAAGCCGTTTTTTGTAATGGCAACCCAAAACCCAATCGAACAAGAAGGTACGTATTCATTGCCCGAGGCTCAGTTAGATAGATTCGCATTCAAACTCCACCTCAGCTATCCTTCTGTTTCCGAAGAAATTCAAATCCTGAAAAGGTTCCAAGAGGATTTTAAGCAGACGCAAACTGAAACAGTACAACCCGTTCTTGCCCCTCAAGACATTGAGTTCTTCAAAAAGCAAGTAGAGTTGGTGTACATAAAAGATGAATTGATAGAATACATAGCCAAGGTGATTGGTCTGACAAGGGAAATCAACGACTTGTTTCTCGGGGCATCACCAAGGGCATCTCTTGCTATCCTCAAAACATCAAAAGCTCTTGCGCTCATGAACGGCAGGTATTTCGTAACGCCAGATGACATCAGACGAGTGTCCTACCCTGTTTTGAACCACAGGATTTTACTTAGTCCTGAAAAAGAAATGGAAGGTGTAGAAATTTCAGATGTAATAAACGATGTGCTCCAAAAGGTAGAGGTACCAAGGTAA
- a CDS encoding o-succinylbenzoate synthase produces MAIKVDIIPHTLKFHFDARTSRGSLKTKETFFIKLYDDSTPYIYGVGECSPLSGLSPEYGSSYLPYLKSACTQWENSNNPSYYKIIEQLSSYPSIQFGFEMAYMDFVGKGKRAFFVTGFEKGESRIPINGLIWMGSRQFMFDQIKKKLNEGFECIKIKVGGIDFEEECGLLAYIRNEFSAEEITLRVDANGAFSPKNAIEKLKRLSEFELHSIEQPIKQGQLERMASLCELSPIPIALDEELIGVKDKKNLLETIKPPFIILKPSLLGGFLATQEWIRTAEEMNIGWWITSALESNIGLNAICQLTSAYPVEMPQGLGTGMLYSNNINSPLTVNSGEIYWDIHGNWDNSFFKAEV; encoded by the coding sequence ATGGCAATTAAAGTAGATATCATCCCACATACACTCAAGTTTCATTTTGACGCAAGAACCTCAAGGGGCAGCCTTAAAACCAAAGAGACATTTTTCATAAAGTTGTATGATGACAGTACACCTTATATATATGGAGTGGGGGAGTGCAGCCCGCTTTCTGGCTTAAGTCCCGAATATGGATCTTCTTATCTGCCTTACTTGAAGTCTGCCTGCACTCAATGGGAAAACTCAAATAATCCTTCTTATTACAAAATTATTGAGCAATTGTCTTCTTATCCTAGTATTCAATTTGGGTTCGAAATGGCTTATATGGATTTTGTTGGCAAAGGGAAGAGAGCATTTTTTGTAACAGGTTTTGAAAAAGGGGAATCTCGAATTCCAATAAATGGTCTTATCTGGATGGGAAGCAGGCAATTCATGTTTGACCAAATAAAGAAGAAGTTGAACGAGGGGTTTGAGTGTATCAAAATAAAAGTAGGTGGAATTGATTTTGAAGAAGAGTGCGGACTCTTAGCATATATCCGGAATGAATTTTCAGCAGAGGAAATAACTTTGAGGGTGGATGCAAACGGTGCTTTTTCACCTAAAAATGCTATTGAAAAGCTGAAAAGACTTTCTGAATTTGAATTGCATTCAATAGAGCAGCCCATTAAGCAAGGACAACTGGAACGCATGGCAAGTTTGTGCGAATTGTCTCCAATTCCCATTGCCTTAGACGAGGAGCTGATAGGGGTGAAGGACAAAAAGAATTTGTTGGAAACGATCAAACCTCCTTTTATTATCTTGAAACCTTCTTTACTTGGAGGTTTTTTGGCAACTCAGGAGTGGATTAGAACTGCCGAAGAAATGAACATTGGTTGGTGGATCACTTCAGCTTTAGAATCAAATATTGGTCTAAATGCTATTTGCCAACTGACTTCCGCATATCCTGTCGAAATGCCCCAAGGACTAGGGACAGGCATGCTTTATTCTAATAATATCAACTCGCCACTAACGGTAAATAGCGGCGAGATTTATTGGGACATACATGGAAATTGGGACAACTCCTTTTTCAAAGCGGAAGTCTAA
- a CDS encoding 16S rRNA (uracil(1498)-N(3))-methyltransferase has product MYLFFEENISETTEYFNLSEEESRHCCKVMRLGKGSQVMVINGKGGLFTCEITEANFKKTGLKVMRHENKSPKKNYSIHIAIAPTKNNDRIEWFIEKSVEIGIDRISFILSQNSERKVLKLDRLKKIALSAMKQSYAYDMPKIHELVKLPDFLASIEKTSFQKFLAHEAQDPDQTLFKKAIKGSNYLILIGPEGGFSEEEVAQARQEDFEIVSLGEKRLRTETAGVVSCTTLNLLNQI; this is encoded by the coding sequence ATGTACTTGTTTTTTGAAGAAAATATCAGCGAAACCACAGAATATTTCAATTTATCGGAAGAAGAGTCGAGGCATTGCTGTAAAGTGATGCGCCTCGGCAAAGGTAGCCAAGTTATGGTTATAAATGGGAAAGGCGGTCTGTTTACTTGCGAAATTACTGAAGCAAATTTCAAAAAGACCGGTCTTAAAGTAATGAGGCATGAAAATAAGAGCCCTAAAAAAAACTATAGTATCCATATAGCCATCGCTCCTACCAAAAACAATGACCGGATCGAATGGTTTATAGAAAAGTCGGTGGAGATTGGCATAGATCGCATTTCCTTTATTTTGTCCCAAAATTCGGAGCGAAAAGTATTGAAGCTGGACAGACTTAAAAAAATAGCGCTAAGTGCCATGAAACAGTCTTACGCATATGATATGCCTAAAATACACGAACTAGTCAAGCTTCCTGATTTTCTAGCGTCTATTGAAAAAACCAGTTTTCAGAAATTTTTAGCACATGAAGCGCAAGACCCAGACCAAACGTTGTTTAAAAAAGCAATAAAAGGCTCCAACTACCTTATATTAATAGGCCCTGAAGGAGGATTCTCGGAAGAAGAAGTGGCACAGGCTCGTCAAGAAGATTTCGAAATTGTAAGTTTAGGGGAGAAAAGGTTAAGGACAGAGACAGCCGGTGTAGTAAGCTGCACCACGCTCAATTTATTAAATCAGATATAA
- a CDS encoding energy transducer TonB, which yields MKALNKTIASIVTFVALFASAQLAFAQMATTEIRFSEAEGSVTKNVLNPIPTNYAEIANKIVYPRELRETQIEGKVIVEVTVNEKGQAAQYKVVHSPGQLLSSACLEHVDELTFEPALLAGKATSKVVYVPFRFRLTGE from the coding sequence ATGAAAGCTTTAAATAAAACCATCGCATCTATAGTTACTTTTGTCGCACTTTTTGCATCAGCTCAACTCGCTTTTGCCCAAATGGCAACTACAGAAATCCGTTTTTCAGAAGCAGAAGGATCTGTCACTAAAAATGTCTTGAACCCTATACCGACTAACTATGCTGAAATAGCTAACAAGATTGTGTACCCAAGAGAATTGCGAGAGACTCAAATAGAAGGAAAAGTAATAGTAGAGGTTACAGTAAACGAAAAAGGGCAAGCAGCTCAGTATAAAGTAGTCCATTCTCCAGGCCAACTACTTTCTTCTGCCTGCCTCGAGCATGTGGATGAACTGACTTTTGAGCCTGCACTGTTAGCAGGAAAAGCAACTTCCAAGGTAGTCTATGTACCATTCAGATTCAGGTTGACTGGCGAGTAG